Proteins from a single region of Carassius carassius chromosome 25, fCarCar2.1, whole genome shotgun sequence:
- the LOC132104466 gene encoding perforin-1-like gives MGQFQIYLILWALLLMTISGEDDLGASKECKDAPFVPGYNLAGEGFDVVTMERKGSYVINTEIWDLGNGTCKLRKNRYMNGIKQKLPAAVVHWRTLPKCSMKVSSQIFESSEALVNDSSSALSVSWKVGIDVKAVGAAVGSTHSREAKFAMTKSKEDKYSFTKHEVGCNFYRYRVAAKPPLHEEFLEAIKSLPASYDPDAYRNLITTYGTHYTTSVKLGGQMKAITAIKSCQAAVSGLTDTAIKDCLDVEASGSYSVVTVKVESHFCKEKKKKMGTNEKFSSMFSERQTDIIGGNINGEDLLFSGSSHPDSLKKWLESLKSVPDIVHYSLKPLHFLLSNKHPARKGLKKAVEEYIVQNALMKVCSEPCKIGRKCSARDRCACVCESSQIITSNCCPPAKGLATLKVYNLSAKGLYGDKFTETDGTVSVTYDQQTKRTETINDNDNPRWSETFEYGPIKIRMANKLTFEVYDADNYWNSDLLGSCSFDLRRGVVTDACVFTYGTFFFTYEVKCAPSLQGPQCNAHKPSPMAAHLADIFSSRNGVLVKDLPRLELALNNSDKFNFKSTYGKLMML, from the exons ATGGGGCAGTTCCAGATTTACCTAATTTTGTGGGCATTGCTTCTTATGACCATTTCTGGAGAGGATGACTTAGGTGCATCAAAAGAGTGTAAGGACGCTCCCTTTGTTCCCGGATACAATCTTGCTGGAGAAGGATTTGATGTTGTGACCATGGAGCGAAAAGGTTCTTATGTGATCAACACAGAAATATGGGATTTGGGGAATGGCACTTGTAAATTACGCAAAAACAGGTACATGAATGGAATTAAACAGAAGCTACCAGCAGCAGTTGTACACTGGAGGACCTTGCCAAAGTGTTCAATGAAAGTCTCCAGTCAGATCTTTGAATCAAGTGAAGCACTGGTCAATGATTCATCGTCAGCACTCTCAGTCAGCTGGAAAGTTGGTATAGACGTCAAGGCTGTTGGAGCTGCAGTTGGAAGCACTCATTCCAGGGAAGCAAAATTTGCAATGACAAAATCAAAAGAAGACAAATACAGTTTCACCAAACATGAAGTTGGGTGCAATTTTTACAG ATATCGTGTAGCTGCAAAGCCTCCTCTTCACGAAGAGTTTCTTGAAGCAATCAAATCACTCCCCGCATCCTACGATCCAGACGCCTACCGCAACCTGATCACCACATATGGCACTCACTATACCACAAGTGTTAAGTTAGGAGGGCAAATGAAAGCCATAACCGCCATCAAATCCTGTCAGGCTGCAGTGAGTGGACTTACAGACACTGCGATAAAAGATTGTTTGGATGTGGAAGCCTCTGGGTCCTACAGTGTAGTAACTGTGAAGGTAGAATcacatttttgtaaggaaaagaagaagaagatgggcACAAATGAAAAGTTCAGCTCCATGTTCAGTGAGCGTCAGACAGATATTATTGGAGGAAACATCAATGGAGAAGATTTGCTTTTTTCTGGTTCATCACATCCAGATTCCCTTAAAAAATGGCTTGAGTCTTTGAAGAGTGTCCCTGACATTGTGCATTACTCTCTTAAACCCCTTCATTTCTTACTGAGTAACAAACATCCTGCAAGGAAAGGACTGAAGAAAGCTGTGGAAGAATACATAGTTCAAAATGCCCTCATGAAGGTTTGCTCTGAGCCTTGCAAGATTGGCAGGAAGTGCAGTGCAAGAGACCGATGTGCTTGTGTTTGTGAAAGTAGTCAAATTATAACGTCTAACTGTTGTCCACCTGCAAAAGGACTTGCCACCCTGAAAGTCTACAATCTCAGTGCCAAAGGTCTGTATGGAGATAAATTTACAGAAACAGATGGCACTGTAAGTGTTACATATGACCAACAAACCAAGCGCACTGAGAccattaatgataatgataatccACGTTGGTCAGAAACATTTGAGTATGGACCTATTAAGATAAGAATGGCCAATAAACTAACTTTTGAAGTATATGATGCAGACAACTACTGGAACAGCGATCTCCTTGGTTCATGCTCTTTTGATCTTAGAAGAGGAGTTGTGACTGATGCTTGTGTTTTTACATATGGcacctttttttttacctatgaAGTGAAATGTGCACCCAGTCTGCAGGGCCCACAGTGTAATGCTCACAAACCTTCTCCAATGGCTGCACATCTGGCTGATATTTTCAGCTCAAGAAATGGTGTTCTGGTTAAAGACCTGCCGAGGCTTGAATTAGCTCTCAATAACTCAGATAAGTTCAATTTCAAGAGCACTTATGGAAAGCTGATGATGTTGTGA